Proteins from a genomic interval of Clostridium cochlearium:
- a CDS encoding CtsR family transcriptional regulator, translating to MARLSDIIEDFIKEMLMSNEEKELQIQRNELAQQFRCAPAQINYVLNTRFTADKGYYIESRRGGGGYIIIRHIGFDENESLFNMLNKEISNSITFHNACSLVESLLEADVIDEKVAKLIKVAINDRTLDIIPEGKNEIRANILKNMLFVLLS from the coding sequence ATGGCAAGGTTAAGTGATATAATAGAAGATTTTATAAAAGAAATGTTAATGAGCAATGAAGAAAAAGAATTACAAATTCAAAGAAATGAGTTAGCACAACAATTTAGATGTGCTCCTGCACAGATTAATTATGTTTTAAACACAAGATTTACAGCAGATAAAGGATATTATATAGAAAGTAGACGTGGCGGTGGAGGATATATAATAATTAGACATATTGGATTTGATGAGAACGAATCCTTATTTAACATGTTAAATAAGGAAATAAGCAACAGTATAACTTTCCATAATGCATGTAGCTTAGTAGAAAGTCTTTTAGAAGCAGATGTAATTGATGAGAAGGTTGCTAAGCTTATAAAAGTTGCTATAAATGATAGAACTTTAGATATTATACCTGAAGGAAAAAATGAAATAAGAGCAAACATATTAAAAAATATGTTATTTGTTTTATTATCATAA
- the rbr gene encoding rubrerythrin, with protein MKSLKGTKTAENLLKAFAGESQARNRYTYYASRAKKDGYVQISNIFQETADNEKEHAKRFFKFLNEDLKGEAIEITNVSYPVGLGDTKENLKYAADGEKEEWSELYPEFAKVADEEGFPAIATVFRKIAEVELHHEKRYRKLLENINNDKVFKKDDSTLWKCLNCGYIYEGQAAPEICPACAHPMAYFELLADNF; from the coding sequence ATGAAATCTTTAAAAGGGACAAAAACTGCTGAAAATTTACTAAAAGCCTTTGCTGGTGAATCTCAAGCTAGAAACAGATATACTTATTACGCTTCTAGAGCTAAAAAAGATGGTTATGTTCAAATATCTAATATATTCCAAGAAACTGCTGACAATGAAAAGGAACATGCTAAAAGGTTTTTTAAATTTTTAAATGAAGATTTAAAAGGAGAAGCTATAGAAATTACTAACGTAAGCTATCCTGTAGGACTAGGTGACACTAAAGAGAATTTAAAATATGCAGCTGATGGGGAAAAAGAAGAATGGAGTGAACTATATCCTGAGTTCGCAAAAGTTGCTGATGAAGAAGGTTTTCCAGCTATAGCAACAGTATTTAGAAAAATTGCTGAAGTTGAACTTCATCATGAAAAAAGATATAGAAAATTATTAGAAAATATAAATAATGATAAAGTATTTAAAAAAGATGATTCTACTTTATGGAAATGCTTAAATTGTGGATATATTTACGAAGGACAAGCTGCTCCTGAAATTTGTCCAGCCTGCGCTCACCCAATGGCTTACTTTGAATTATTAGCTGATAATTTTTAA
- the murD gene encoding UDP-N-acetylmuramoyl-L-alanine--D-glutamate ligase → MNKDFNEFKKFIYNKKVAIIGLGISNMPLIEFLSNLGARVTGFDKKNEDELGKDIEKLKEKGVNFELGSNYLDKLSNFDVVFRTPSMRVDHPILTKAKSEGAYITSEMEQFIKYCPAKLFCVTGSDGKTTTTTLIYNMLKAEGYTVWIGGNIGTPLFTEIEKIKKEDMVVLELSSFQLMSIKEPVEVALITNVSPNHLDIHKDMEEYIEAKKNIFKYQRKDDLLVINEDNKVTKSMEKECIGRVLKFSMKEKLKKGAFFYDEYLYINEKKVCNMNEVKLKGMHNIENLLAAFCCVSEDISIDSMGKVAKNFAGVEHRLELVKEIQGVKYFNDSIASSPTRTLAGLKSFDRPVILIAGGYDKNISFDILAKEGISHIKHLILLGDTKYKIEEAFKNIMKDSNQYIPISICNSIEEAVNIAKENAKFGDIVTLSPACASFDMFKNFEERGNKFKSIINNL, encoded by the coding sequence ATGAATAAGGATTTTAATGAATTTAAAAAGTTTATATACAATAAGAAGGTAGCAATAATAGGTTTAGGTATTAGCAATATGCCCTTAATAGAATTTCTTTCTAATCTAGGTGCCAGGGTAACAGGATTTGATAAAAAAAATGAAGATGAGTTAGGAAAGGATATAGAAAAATTAAAAGAAAAGGGAGTTAACTTTGAGTTAGGGAGCAACTATTTAGATAAACTTTCAAATTTTGATGTTGTTTTTAGAACACCGTCCATGAGAGTAGATCATCCTATTTTGACAAAAGCTAAATCTGAAGGAGCATATATAACCTCGGAGATGGAACAGTTTATAAAATATTGTCCAGCAAAATTATTTTGCGTAACAGGTAGTGATGGAAAAACAACTACCACTACTTTAATATACAATATGTTAAAAGCTGAAGGATATACTGTATGGATAGGTGGGAATATAGGGACTCCTTTATTTACTGAAATTGAGAAAATAAAAAAAGAAGATATGGTAGTTTTGGAATTATCAAGTTTCCAGTTGATGTCTATTAAGGAACCTGTAGAAGTTGCACTTATAACAAATGTATCTCCTAACCATTTGGATATTCATAAAGATATGGAAGAATATATTGAAGCTAAAAAGAATATTTTTAAATATCAAAGAAAAGATGATCTTTTAGTAATTAATGAAGACAATAAAGTAACAAAATCCATGGAAAAGGAATGCATAGGAAGAGTACTTAAGTTTAGTATGAAAGAAAAATTAAAAAAAGGTGCCTTTTTTTATGATGAATATTTATATATTAATGAAAAAAAAGTTTGTAATATGAACGAAGTAAAATTAAAAGGAATGCACAACATAGAAAATTTATTAGCAGCCTTTTGTTGTGTTAGTGAAGATATTAGTATAGATAGTATGGGGAAAGTGGCAAAAAATTTTGCAGGGGTAGAACATAGACTAGAATTAGTGAAAGAAATTCAAGGAGTTAAATATTTTAATGATTCTATTGCATCAAGTCCAACTAGAACACTAGCTGGATTAAAGTCTTTTGATAGACCAGTTATTTTGATTGCAGGAGGATATGATAAAAATATATCTTTTGATATTTTAGCTAAAGAGGGAATTTCTCATATAAAGCATTTAATATTATTAGGTGATACTAAATATAAGATAGAAGAAGCTTTTAAAAATATAATGAAAGATAGCAATCAATATATTCCTATTTCTATATGCAATTCTATAGAGGAAGCTGTAAATATAGCTAAAGAAAATGCAAAGTTTGGAGATATAGTAACCTTATCTCCTGCTTGTGCTAGCTTCGATATGTTTAAGAACTTTGAAGAAAGAGGAAATAAATTTAAAAGTATTATAAATAACTTGTAA
- a CDS encoding histidine phosphatase family protein — protein MGTILYITRHGQTIWNTQRKMQGWKDSPLTQLGLKQAKRLGKRLEDDNIDIIYSSPLGRALKTAKIIRGQRDISILCDERLKEIKLGKWEGIEHYVIDSDYKEEIYNFWNNPKLYKSVEGETFLQLRNRVKDFLDEIIKKHKNKTILIVTHAITLKAIMNYIEDLTIDNFWGEPHINPTSLTKVEIEESNVKILLNADISHLDGIE, from the coding sequence ATGGGTACAATATTATATATAACTAGACATGGACAAACAATATGGAATACACAAAGGAAAATGCAAGGATGGAAGGATTCGCCTTTGACACAGTTAGGATTAAAACAAGCAAAAAGATTAGGAAAGCGATTAGAAGATGACAATATAGACATAATTTATTCTAGCCCCTTAGGAAGAGCTCTTAAAACAGCTAAAATAATTAGAGGACAAAGAGATATATCTATTTTATGTGATGAGAGACTAAAAGAGATAAAATTGGGAAAGTGGGAAGGTATAGAACATTATGTTATAGATAGCGATTATAAAGAAGAAATATATAATTTTTGGAATAATCCTAAATTATATAAATCTGTAGAAGGAGAAACTTTTTTACAACTTAGAAATAGAGTGAAGGATTTTTTAGATGAAATTATAAAAAAACATAAAAATAAAACTATTCTTATAGTAACTCATGCTATAACATTGAAAGCTATTATGAATTATATAGAAGATTTAACTATAGATAATTTTTGGGGAGAACCACATATAAACCCTACAAGTTTGACAAAAGTAGAAATAGAAGAATCAAATGTAAAAATACTATTAAATGCGGATATATCACATTTGGATGGAATAGAATAA
- a CDS encoding ATP-dependent Clp protease ATP-binding subunit — MIFGRFNERAQKVLVFAQEFARSYRHGYVGTEHILLGILKEDGISKDILNDMGVELEDVENLIEEYEGKGELDLYSNEIPLTPRTKRLLEISLLEARNLNHNFITPEHILLALIKESEGIAFTILSNLGVDFNRLRKELLENVAGEQNINRSSDMNKKDQGTPTLNEFGRDLTEMAMEGKLDPVIGRDKETQRVLQILCRRTKNNPCLIGDPGVGKTAIAEGLAQKIVEGNIPEILKDKRVVTLDLSSMIAGAKYRGEFEDRLKKVMEEIRKSGNVILFIDEIHTIIGAGAAEGAIDASNILKPALARGEIQCIGATTIDEYRKHIEKDAALERRFQPIMVGEPTKEEAILILKGLRDKYEAHHRAKITDEAIEAAVNLSDRYITERYLPDKAIDLMDEAASKVRIENMIAPPDMKELEENLQKVTKEKEDAIRVQDFEKAAQLRDHEKDLKDKLENLKSDWKTKKQVSTLTVDEAEIAAVVSKWTNIPVRKLTEKESERLLKLEEILHNRVIGQNEAVKSISRAVRRARVGLKDPNRPIGSFIFLGPTGVGKTELSKALAEAMFGDENSMIRIDMSEYMEKHAVSRLVGSPPGYVGYDEGGQLTEKVRRNPYSVVLFDEIEKAHPDVFNILLQILEDGRLTDGKGKTVNFKNTIIIMTSNVGASTIRKQKTLGFAINDDKSESEYEQMKENVMEELKRSFRPEFLNRIDDIIVFHKLKEEDLEKIVSLMLDSVTERLKSQNIDISFDKKSQKFLAKEGFDTVYGARPLRRTITKTVEDKLAEEILKGSIEKGDKVLVSVDKEQLIFNRI; from the coding sequence GTGATATTTGGAAGATTTAATGAAAGAGCTCAAAAGGTATTAGTTTTTGCACAAGAATTTGCTAGAAGTTATAGACATGGTTACGTAGGAACAGAACATATATTACTAGGTATATTAAAAGAAGATGGTATATCTAAAGATATATTGAATGATATGGGGGTAGAATTAGAAGACGTAGAAAACTTAATTGAAGAATATGAAGGAAAAGGTGAATTAGATTTATATAGTAATGAGATACCATTGACACCAAGAACAAAAAGATTGTTAGAAATAAGTTTACTAGAGGCCAGAAATTTAAATCATAATTTTATAACACCAGAGCATATTTTACTTGCTTTGATAAAGGAATCAGAAGGAATTGCCTTTACTATATTAAGTAATTTAGGAGTTGATTTTAATAGATTAAGAAAAGAGTTATTAGAGAATGTAGCAGGAGAACAAAATATTAATAGATCTAGTGATATGAATAAAAAGGATCAAGGTACTCCAACATTAAATGAGTTTGGAAGAGATTTAACGGAAATGGCAATGGAGGGCAAATTAGATCCTGTAATAGGTAGAGATAAAGAAACCCAAAGAGTATTACAAATATTGTGTAGACGAACAAAGAATAACCCTTGTTTAATTGGGGACCCGGGAGTAGGAAAAACAGCTATCGCAGAAGGATTAGCACAGAAAATAGTTGAAGGAAATATACCAGAAATTTTAAAAGATAAAAGAGTTGTAACTTTAGATTTATCTTCAATGATTGCAGGTGCGAAATATAGGGGTGAATTTGAAGATAGATTAAAAAAGGTTATGGAAGAGATTAGGAAATCTGGGAACGTTATTTTATTTATAGATGAAATTCATACAATTATAGGTGCCGGGGCTGCGGAAGGAGCCATAGATGCATCAAATATATTAAAACCTGCTTTAGCCAGAGGTGAAATACAATGTATAGGGGCTACTACTATAGATGAATATAGAAAACATATTGAGAAAGATGCGGCTCTAGAAAGAAGATTTCAACCTATTATGGTAGGAGAACCGACAAAAGAAGAAGCAATACTTATATTAAAAGGACTTAGAGATAAATATGAGGCACATCATAGAGCAAAGATAACAGATGAAGCTATTGAAGCAGCAGTAAATTTATCAGATAGATATATAACAGAAAGATATTTACCAGATAAGGCCATTGATTTGATGGATGAGGCAGCTTCTAAAGTAAGAATTGAGAATATGATAGCACCTCCAGATATGAAAGAATTAGAAGAAAATTTACAAAAGGTAACTAAAGAGAAAGAAGACGCTATAAGAGTACAGGATTTTGAAAAAGCTGCACAATTAAGAGATCATGAAAAAGATTTAAAAGATAAATTAGAAAACTTAAAATCAGATTGGAAAACTAAAAAGCAAGTATCTACATTAACTGTAGATGAGGCAGAAATAGCAGCTGTGGTTTCTAAGTGGACTAATATACCTGTTAGAAAACTTACTGAAAAGGAATCAGAAAGACTTTTAAAATTAGAAGAAATTTTACACAATAGAGTAATAGGACAAAATGAAGCAGTAAAGTCTATCTCTAGAGCTGTTAGAAGAGCAAGAGTTGGATTAAAAGATCCTAATAGGCCTATAGGTTCATTTATATTTTTAGGACCAACAGGAGTTGGAAAGACAGAACTATCTAAAGCTTTGGCAGAAGCTATGTTTGGTGATGAAAATAGCATGATAAGAATAGATATGTCAGAGTACATGGAAAAACATGCTGTTTCAAGATTAGTAGGGTCACCTCCAGGATATGTTGGATATGATGAAGGTGGTCAATTAACAGAGAAAGTGAGAAGAAATCCTTATTCAGTAGTATTATTTGATGAAATAGAAAAAGCTCATCCAGATGTATTTAATATATTATTACAGATATTAGAAGATGGAAGGCTTACAGATGGAAAGGGCAAAACTGTAAATTTTAAGAATACAATAATTATAATGACGTCAAATGTAGGGGCATCAACTATCAGAAAACAAAAGACATTAGGATTTGCTATAAATGATGATAAAAGTGAAAGTGAATATGAGCAAATGAAAGAAAATGTAATGGAAGAGCTAAAACGATCTTTTAGACCAGAGTTTTTAAACAGAATAGATGATATTATTGTATTCCATAAATTAAAAGAAGAAGATTTAGAGAAAATAGTCTCCTTAATGTTAGATTCTGTTACTGAAAGATTAAAGAGTCAAAATATAGATATATCTTTCGATAAAAAATCACAAAAGTTTTTGGCTAAAGAAGGATTTGATACAGTTTATGGAGCTAGACCTTTAAGAAGAACTATTACTAAAACTGTAGAAGACAAATTAGCAGAAGAAATATTAAAAGGAAGTATTGAAAAAGGGGATAAAGTTTTAGTGTCAGTAGATAAAGAACAATTAATATTTAATAGAATATAA
- the nagB gene encoding glucosamine-6-phosphate deaminase → MKVLIKDNYNELSKAAALDILELVKEKPNCVLGLATGSTPVGTYEKLIEFYKEGKIDFSKVTSFNLDEYRGLPEDHPQSYKFFMNDVFFNHINIKKENTFLLNGMATNIEKECMEYDKKIDNKGGIDLQILGIGGNGHIAFNEPSEELILFTHLTKLKSKTIKDNSRFFNSQEEVPTEALTMGIGSIMKAKKIILLISGECKAEIAKKLIKGQLTTKLPASLLHLHPNCTVILDKEAAKFI, encoded by the coding sequence ATGAAAGTTTTAATAAAGGATAATTATAATGAATTAAGTAAAGCCGCTGCACTAGATATATTAGAATTGGTAAAAGAAAAACCTAATTGTGTACTGGGATTAGCAACAGGAAGCACGCCTGTTGGGACATATGAAAAACTTATAGAGTTTTATAAAGAAGGAAAAATTGATTTTTCTAAAGTAACGTCTTTTAACTTAGATGAGTATAGAGGTCTTCCTGAAGATCATCCACAAAGCTATAAGTTTTTTATGAATGATGTTTTTTTTAATCATATTAATATTAAAAAGGAAAATACATTTTTGTTAAATGGTATGGCAACTAATATAGAAAAAGAGTGTATGGAATATGATAAAAAGATAGATAATAAAGGTGGTATAGATTTACAAATATTAGGCATAGGAGGAAACGGACACATAGCATTTAATGAACCTTCAGAAGAGCTTATTTTGTTTACTCATTTAACAAAATTGAAAAGTAAGACTATAAAAGATAATTCAAGGTTTTTTAATTCACAAGAAGAAGTTCCTACAGAGGCTCTAACTATGGGAATTGGTTCAATTATGAAGGCAAAAAAAATAATACTTTTAATTAGTGGGGAATGCAAAGCAGAGATAGCAAAAAAATTAATTAAAGGACAATTAACTACTAAGTTACCAGCTTCATTATTACATTTACATCCTAATTGTACTGTTATTTTAGATAAAGAAGCAGCTAAATTTATATAA
- a CDS encoding protein arginine kinase: MNNWIHTSVDNSDIVLSSRIRLARNLSDFLYPHKISIEEGRKIVETIEHVLQSEESNCKVYRLWEMDPLDRITYLERYLISSKLIVNNEKGAFITNKDETASLMINEEDHIRLQCITAGLNLEEGYKYAEFVDDLIESKLDYDFDEKLGYMTACPTNIGTGLRASVMIHLPVLTMNGEINNIFSGLTQIGMTIRGIYGEGSKAVGNLFQVSNQITLGLSEEEIINNLKAVVYQIINQENLAREKMMKMYKYKIEDKVYRALGILNSAVLLDSEECLKLLSYVRLGVEMDIIKDVDKKLLNELIVSIQPAMLQSTFNSKLTKEMRQIKRAELVKKKLKNNN; the protein is encoded by the coding sequence ATGAATAACTGGATTCATACATCAGTGGATAATTCTGATATTGTGTTAAGCAGTAGGATTAGACTTGCAAGGAATTTAAGTGATTTTCTTTATCCTCATAAAATATCTATTGAAGAAGGAAGAAAAATAGTAGAAACTATAGAACATGTTTTACAGAGTGAAGAATCAAATTGTAAAGTATATAGATTATGGGAAATGGACCCTTTAGATAGAATTACTTATTTAGAGAGATATTTAATTAGCAGTAAGCTTATTGTGAATAATGAAAAAGGAGCTTTTATAACCAATAAAGATGAGACAGCTAGTTTAATGATAAATGAAGAGGATCACATAAGGTTACAATGTATTACAGCTGGACTTAATTTAGAAGAAGGATATAAATATGCGGAATTTGTAGATGATTTGATAGAAAGTAAATTAGATTATGATTTTGATGAAAAATTAGGATACATGACAGCTTGCCCAACTAATATAGGTACAGGGTTAAGAGCATCAGTTATGATCCATTTACCGGTATTAACAATGAATGGAGAAATAAATAATATATTTAGCGGTCTTACTCAAATTGGTATGACTATAAGAGGCATATATGGGGAAGGATCTAAAGCAGTAGGGAACTTATTTCAAGTATCAAATCAAATCACATTAGGTTTAAGTGAAGAAGAAATAATAAATAACCTAAAGGCAGTTGTATATCAAATTATAAATCAAGAAAATTTAGCAAGAGAAAAAATGATGAAAATGTATAAATATAAAATTGAAGATAAGGTATATAGAGCATTGGGAATACTTAATTCGGCTGTTCTTCTTGATAGTGAAGAATGTTTGAAACTACTATCCTATGTAAGATTAGGAGTAGAAATGGATATAATTAAAGATGTAGATAAAAAATTACTAAATGAATTAATTGTATCTATACAACCGGCAATGCTTCAAAGTACATTTAATTCTAAACTTACCAAAGAAATGAGACAAATAAAAAGAGCTGAACTTGTTAAGAAAAAATTAAAAAATAATAATTAA
- a CDS encoding UvrB/UvrC motif-containing protein: MLCERCKKNNANVHITKVINGEKQELNVCNKCASEMGDIYSSIGESEFVSPYTFQNLLSGLMDYMNGISEKTSVDTETCKKCGNSYLQFKEKGLAGCNECYKSLINTFQPVIKRVQGNVIHTGKIPKRAGKHIIKRNKIQDLKEKLKKVVEKEEYEKAAELRDMIKELEKDN, encoded by the coding sequence ATGCTATGTGAAAGATGTAAAAAAAATAATGCAAATGTTCATATAACTAAAGTAATTAATGGTGAAAAACAAGAATTAAATGTATGTAATAAATGTGCAAGTGAAATGGGAGATATATATTCTAGTATAGGAGAAAGTGAATTTGTTTCTCCTTATACATTTCAAAATTTACTAAGTGGATTAATGGATTATATGAATGGAATATCAGAAAAGACAAGTGTAGATACAGAAACTTGTAAAAAGTGTGGTAATAGCTATTTACAGTTTAAGGAAAAAGGATTAGCTGGATGTAATGAATGCTACAAAAGCTTAATTAACACTTTTCAACCAGTAATAAAGAGAGTGCAGGGAAATGTAATTCATACTGGTAAAATTCCCAAAAGGGCTGGAAAACATATTATTAAAAGAAATAAGATTCAAGATTTGAAAGAAAAACTTAAAAAGGTTGTAGAAAAAGAAGAATATGAGAAAGCAGCAGAATTAAGAGATATGATAAAAGAATTAGAAAAAGATAATTGA
- the fusA gene encoding elongation factor G, whose amino-acid sequence MKDYKTENIRNLGIIGHSGAGKTTLADAILYRTKSVDRFGKVDEETSILDFDIEEKKRKISISTSVAQCEWNNIKINLIDMPGYFDFVGEIAEGLRAIDVALIVLSGTSGVQVGTENAWEYVSKYKLPRAFYINKLDRDNSNFEKTLTQLKDEFGISVVPIHYPIGEESGFQGVVNVISNTARIYNPKTDDIEDAEIPKELKEKVAECKNMVIEAVAETSEELLEKYFSEGTLSEDEIYKGLINGCATAEIAPVMCGSAITGKGIKTLIDGIIECFPSPKDVNPQIAKDMKTEENIEINIDKEKPFSALVFKTIADPFIGRLSMFKVITGKAESDMNVYNPNKDKHEKFGAIYFMKGKQQISTKEIIAGDIGAVNKLQYTVTGDTLCDPDLNIMYEEINFPEACISMAILPKSKNDEDKISSGLARLLEEDPAFKVSRDIENAETIISGIGETHLEVIASKLKNKFGVDVELQEPKIPYRETIRKTSDAQGKHKKQSGGHGQYGDVVIKFEPRYDGDELEFIDKIVGGVVPRQYIPAVEKGLLECIKEGVLAGYPVIRLKATLHDGSYHTVDSSEMAFKIAASLAYKKGMIEAEPILLEPIVKASIMVTDEYMGDVIGDINKKRGRVIGMEQSGKYQRIIAEVPQSEMIKYATDLRSLTQGRGSFTMEFDRYEEVPEFEAQKIIEKRKEEKEMV is encoded by the coding sequence ATGAAGGATTATAAAACAGAGAATATAAGGAATCTAGGAATTATAGGGCACAGTGGTGCGGGAAAGACTACTTTAGCAGATGCTATACTCTATCGTACTAAATCAGTAGATAGATTTGGAAAAGTTGACGAAGAAACGAGTATATTAGATTTTGATATAGAAGAAAAGAAAAGAAAGATTTCGATATCTACTTCCGTTGCACAATGTGAATGGAATAATATTAAAATTAATCTAATAGATATGCCAGGATATTTTGATTTTGTTGGAGAAATTGCAGAAGGATTAAGAGCTATAGATGTTGCTCTTATAGTTCTATCAGGAACATCTGGAGTTCAAGTAGGAACAGAAAATGCATGGGAATACGTTAGTAAATATAAGCTACCTAGAGCTTTTTATATAAATAAATTAGATAGAGACAATAGTAATTTTGAGAAAACTTTGACACAGTTAAAAGATGAATTTGGAATTTCTGTAGTTCCTATTCATTATCCTATTGGAGAGGAATCAGGGTTTCAAGGTGTTGTAAACGTTATTTCAAATACTGCTAGAATATATAATCCTAAAACGGATGATATAGAAGATGCTGAAATTCCAAAAGAACTTAAAGAAAAAGTAGCTGAATGCAAAAATATGGTTATAGAAGCGGTAGCAGAAACAAGTGAAGAACTACTTGAAAAATATTTTTCAGAAGGAACTTTAAGTGAAGATGAAATATATAAAGGACTAATAAATGGATGTGCTACTGCAGAAATTGCTCCCGTAATGTGTGGTTCGGCCATAACAGGTAAGGGAATAAAAACTTTAATAGATGGAATTATAGAATGCTTCCCTTCACCAAAAGATGTAAATCCTCAAATAGCTAAAGACATGAAAACAGAAGAAAATATAGAAATAAATATAGATAAAGAAAAGCCTTTTTCAGCTTTAGTATTTAAAACTATAGCAGATCCGTTTATAGGAAGATTGTCTATGTTTAAAGTTATAACTGGAAAAGCTGAAAGTGATATGAATGTTTATAATCCTAATAAAGATAAGCATGAAAAATTTGGGGCAATTTATTTCATGAAAGGAAAACAACAAATTAGTACAAAAGAAATAATAGCAGGAGATATAGGAGCGGTAAATAAACTTCAATATACAGTTACTGGAGATACATTATGTGATCCAGATTTAAATATTATGTATGAAGAAATAAATTTCCCAGAAGCATGTATCTCCATGGCTATATTACCTAAATCAAAGAATGATGAAGATAAAATTTCCTCTGGTCTTGCTAGATTATTAGAAGAAGATCCAGCATTTAAAGTATCAAGAGATATTGAAAATGCAGAAACTATAATATCTGGTATAGGAGAAACTCATCTAGAAGTTATAGCAAGCAAATTAAAAAACAAATTTGGTGTAGATGTGGAATTACAAGAACCTAAAATTCCTTATAGAGAAACAATTAGAAAGACATCTGATGCTCAAGGAAAACATAAAAAACAATCTGGTGGACATGGTCAATATGGAGATGTTGTAATAAAATTTGAACCAAGATATGATGGAGATGAATTAGAATTTATTGACAAGATAGTAGGTGGTGTTGTTCCAAGACAATATATACCAGCTGTTGAAAAAGGACTTTTAGAATGTATAAAAGAAGGAGTTTTAGCAGGATATCCTGTTATAAGATTAAAAGCTACTTTGCATGATGGATCATATCATACAGTAGATTCATCAGAAATGGCTTTTAAAATTGCAGCATCTTTAGCATATAAAAAAGGTATGATAGAAGCTGAGCCTATATTGTTAGAACCTATAGTAAAAGCATCAATAATGGTTACAGATGAATATATGGGAGATGTTATTGGAGATATTAATAAGAAAAGAGGAAGAGTTATAGGCATGGAGCAATCTGGTAAGTATCAGAGAATTATAGCAGAAGTTCCCCAATCTGAAATGATTAAATACGCTACAGATTTAAGATCATTAACACAAGGAAGAGGAAGCTTTACTATGGAATTTGATAGATATGAAGAGGTACCAGAATTTGAAGCACAAAAAATTATAGAAAAGAGAAAAGAAGAAAAAGAAATGGTATAA